The Setaria viridis chromosome 9, Setaria_viridis_v4.0, whole genome shotgun sequence sequence TTTGTGTGCAGATGAAGAGAGTTTTGGAGAAGACTGGCTGTTGATTTGTAGCAGACCAAGTTGAACAATCCTATTCATCTGCTCAGGAAAGTGGTCTGATATATTACATTGAAGATGCCATCCATGCATCTCTGGTCTATCAAAGAATCATGAATACAAGTTGGTGGATGATGCGTTCATTAGAAACAAAATCTCGCTAATCGATAAAGTAATTGCCTTCTACGAGGTAATTGACGTCAAGCAGCTAGGAAAGTCTTTACTGGGTCTATGCAGCTTCTGTCAAGTTTTAGTTCATTGAACTGGTTTTGTTACAGAAAGTGAATCAAATCACCGATTCTTTTGATTTGCCAATAACCTTATGATTTCACTCAGCAACCTGCCTACCACTGCAATGCAAAAAGTATGTTTTCATGCCTTGTGACATGAGTATTCAATAGTCACGATTGGCAAAATAGTGAAACTTCTATATGAGTGGTTTGATATTTCTTGTTATCACATTGGTAATTGTACTTAATTATAGTGTTTTCATTCGGTGCTAATTGCTAAAGCAAGTTAAATTATATATGAACTCAATTTGCTTTTGAATGGTTCTCCACATACGTTAAATTGCTAGCTAATCTACGTTCTTCCGCAGTTGCTGAATGGTTGTCCTCAAATTTCTATATTGCTATTTTGATGCTTGTGAAGGAAAATTGTgttacccgtagcaacgcaccggCACGATCCTAGTAAGAGACAAAAAAAGACTAGAGTTCCTCGGCGGCAGGATCTTGCCACACCACACGGCCAACAAGCGGTACAATTAGGGATGGTAAAGGACCCTCTAATTAGCCTATCAAATTTAAGGATCAGGCTCAATAAGGGTCGAGCCATAattttatatgattttgaactaaaaatagatagtgctgggttggattgtgaaggaggtaCGAGgatcatgatccattaccacccttGGCACAATAAAACGGGGTAGCAGATCGATGAATTTACAAGTCATCCTCCACAAAAATAGACACTAGAGACTACTACTGCCTGCAAACTACTGTAGCTCACTTGTATGGTTCAGATCCTGGCGATCTTGTCGGCGACCACGACCGGGTTGTTCTTGGCGATCCGCTCGCGGCCGGCGCGCTTGTAGTCGAAGCTGCAGCCGTGCTTCTCCGCGTAGCGGTGCGCGCCGCAGAAGGTATCCCCGCAGCAGCACCGGAACCCCAGCAGGCCGACCTTCTTGCGGCACGCCGTGCAccggttcgccgccgccggcttcgcGGGGCCCGCGGCCGTCGCTGGCTCGGCAGCCGCTGCTGCACCGTCAGCAACGCCACCGTCTGGGgacggcgcgacggcggcgcacgTGATCCTGGccttcttctccggcggcgcgccgcggggTGCGGGCGCGAAGACGCCGCCGCTCGTGTTGTAAACAGCCTGGTgtgccatcttcttctcctcggTGGGCGCCGTGGCGGCGTGCTCGCGGTAGCACTTGGAGCACATGCCGGCGGTCGAGGGGTTGCCGAAGAACCCGCACCCGTTCGCgcacgcggccgccgcggcggccgcgtcgaTCTCATCGACGTCGACGCTCTTCCGCTTCTGCGCCGCCATCGCTACCGTGCGGAGCGTCGTCGTCGGGTGCGTGCTGTGGCCGAACACGTCGAGACGAGCTTGTTCGCGTCGATCGAGTGGAATTGGCGTCTGGTCGTTTAGTTGGGTTGGCTGTGGTCTTATATGGACGCGCTACTAGGCTAGGGCGCGACACGGCGTGCCCGACGACGGAGGCGTTGCTGGTTCGGAGTGTGCTACTACGCGATCGATCTCCCGTTCGGATTAGATGCGTTCGTGACTCCGAACCGAAATCTCTGGTGTTTTCTCGTCCCGACCTTAACAAAAATAACCTCTCTCTCGTACGGACTGCCACGGTGGTTTCCCGTTTCGTCCCAGCGAAACCGGGTCGGTGTCACGGTACGGGTCGTGTCGGGCTCGATCTTTCGCCGtcgtccctctcctcctccgagcACATCAAGAGCTCTCAACACAAACACACACCGGCGGCGCAACGGTTGCAAGCACGTCTAGGGTTTTGAACTTCtgattgatgatgatgatctggGCCGCATTGCGA is a genomic window containing:
- the LOC117839655 gene encoding zinc finger A20 and AN1 domain-containing stress-associated protein 7; the protein is MAAQKRKSVDVDEIDAAAAAAACANGCGFFGNPSTAGMCSKCYREHAATAPTEEKKMAHQAVYNTSGGVFAPAPRGAPPEKKARITCAAVAPSPDGGVADGAAAAAEPATAAGPAKPAAANRCTACRKKVGLLGFRCCCGDTFCGAHRYAEKHGCSFDYKRAGRERIAKNNPVVVADKIARI